The Girardinichthys multiradiatus isolate DD_20200921_A chromosome 6, DD_fGirMul_XY1, whole genome shotgun sequence genome window below encodes:
- the mrps14 gene encoding 28S ribosomal protein S14, mitochondrial isoform X1 produces the protein MAANRISCMGLNALIYAPKQVYDAQALRNCWGVVAQARSYYVDWRMLRDVKRRQMAFEYADERIRINALRKNTILPKELQEIADKEIAALPRDSCPVRIRNRCVLTSRPRGVKRRWRLSRIVFRHLADHNQMSGILRARW, from the exons ATGGCGGCTAACAGAATATCATGTATGGGGTTAAATGCCCTCATTTACGCACCGAAGCAG GTATATGATGCACAGGCACTGAGGAACTGCTGGGGAGTAGTGGCACAGGCAAGAAGTTACTATGTTGACTGGAGGATGCTGAGGGATGTCAAGAGAAGACAGATGGCCTTTGAGTACGCTGATGAGAGGATACGTATAAATGCACTGCGAAAAAACACCATCCTGCCCAAAGAGCTTCAG GAAATAGCAGACAAGGAGATTGCAGCACTACCCAGAGACAGCTGCCCTGTGAGGATACGTAACAGGTGTGTGTTGACTTCCCGACCTCGGGGAGTGAAGAGAAGATGGAGACTGAGTCGTATTGTCTTCCGGCATCTAGCTGATCACAATCAGATGTCAGGAATCCTGAGGGCAAGGTGGTGA
- the mrps14 gene encoding 28S ribosomal protein S14, mitochondrial isoform X2 — protein MAANRISCMGLNALIYAPKQALRNCWGVVAQARSYYVDWRMLRDVKRRQMAFEYADERIRINALRKNTILPKELQEIADKEIAALPRDSCPVRIRNRCVLTSRPRGVKRRWRLSRIVFRHLADHNQMSGILRARW, from the exons ATGGCGGCTAACAGAATATCATGTATGGGGTTAAATGCCCTCATTTACGCACCGAAGCAG GCACTGAGGAACTGCTGGGGAGTAGTGGCACAGGCAAGAAGTTACTATGTTGACTGGAGGATGCTGAGGGATGTCAAGAGAAGACAGATGGCCTTTGAGTACGCTGATGAGAGGATACGTATAAATGCACTGCGAAAAAACACCATCCTGCCCAAAGAGCTTCAG GAAATAGCAGACAAGGAGATTGCAGCACTACCCAGAGACAGCTGCCCTGTGAGGATACGTAACAGGTGTGTGTTGACTTCCCGACCTCGGGGAGTGAAGAGAAGATGGAGACTGAGTCGTATTGTCTTCCGGCATCTAGCTGATCACAATCAGATGTCAGGAATCCTGAGGGCAAGGTGGTGA